From Afipia carboxidovorans OM5, one genomic window encodes:
- a CDS encoding AAA family ATPase, with amino-acid sequence MISYARQGQQDDTTEAGGEEHIAPAPRVSVQAFCETVETAAAVQAACEDRRLAKAHLKIQMGGLAAAIEAYRTAPTPNVILLETDNQTDILPGLDQLASVCDAGTRVIVVGRINDVTLYRELVRRGVSDYIILPAGPLDIVRSICSLFTSPEAKAVGRVIAIVGAKGGVGASTVAHNVAWAIARDLALDSVVADLDLAFGTAGLDYNQDPPQGIADAVFSPDRIDTAFLDRLLSKCTDHLNLLAAPAALDRVYDFGTDAFDAIFDTLRTTMPCIILDVPHQWSGWTKRALVGADDILIVAAPDLANLRNTKNIFDTLKAARPNDRAPVYCLNQVGVPKRPEIKASEFAKAIESDPIVSIPFEPQIFGTAANNGQMIAEISANHRTTEMFLQIAQRLTGRGDSKKTSNSLFSPLLGKFRRK; translated from the coding sequence ATGATCAGTTACGCGCGTCAGGGTCAGCAGGACGACACCACCGAAGCCGGCGGGGAAGAGCACATCGCTCCCGCGCCGCGCGTGTCCGTGCAGGCGTTCTGCGAAACCGTGGAGACGGCCGCCGCCGTGCAGGCGGCCTGCGAAGACCGGCGGCTTGCCAAAGCCCACCTCAAGATTCAGATGGGTGGCCTCGCCGCTGCAATCGAAGCCTATCGCACGGCGCCGACACCCAACGTCATCCTGCTCGAAACCGACAACCAGACCGACATTCTGCCGGGGCTCGATCAACTCGCCTCAGTTTGCGATGCCGGCACCCGTGTCATCGTTGTCGGCCGCATCAACGACGTCACGCTTTATCGGGAGCTCGTCCGCCGCGGCGTCAGCGATTACATCATCCTGCCGGCCGGGCCGCTCGATATCGTTCGCTCGATCTGCAGCCTGTTCACCTCGCCGGAGGCGAAGGCCGTCGGCCGCGTCATTGCCATCGTCGGCGCCAAGGGCGGTGTCGGCGCCTCGACTGTCGCCCATAACGTCGCGTGGGCCATTGCGCGCGACCTCGCGCTCGATTCCGTGGTAGCCGACCTCGATCTCGCCTTCGGTACGGCCGGGCTCGACTACAATCAGGACCCGCCGCAGGGCATCGCGGATGCGGTGTTCTCTCCTGATCGTATCGACACTGCGTTCCTCGACCGCCTGCTGTCGAAATGCACGGATCATCTCAACCTTCTTGCGGCGCCCGCGGCACTCGACCGCGTCTATGATTTTGGCACGGATGCGTTCGATGCAATTTTCGACACGTTGCGCACCACCATGCCCTGCATCATCCTCGATGTTCCGCATCAGTGGTCAGGCTGGACGAAGCGCGCGCTGGTTGGCGCCGACGATATTCTAATCGTTGCCGCGCCCGATCTCGCCAATCTGCGCAACACCAAGAACATCTTCGATACGCTGAAAGCAGCACGCCCCAACGATCGCGCGCCGGTTTATTGCCTCAACCAGGTCGGCGTTCCGAAGCGGCCCGAAATCAAGGCGAGCGAGTTCGCCAAGGCGATCGAGAGCGATCCGATCGTCTCGATCCCGTTTGAGCCGCAGATCTTCGGCACCGCCGCCAACAACGGGCAGATGATTGCCGAAATCTCGGCCAATCACCGGACCACAGAAATGTTTCTGCAGATCGCACAGCGCCTCACCGGCCGCGGCGATTCCAAGAAGACCAGTAACTCCCTGTTCAGCCCCCTGCTCGGGAAATTCCGCCGGAAGTAA
- a CDS encoding CpaD family pilus assembly protein yields the protein MSKRVSNLASTTALAALTLIGAAALGGCTHRSQEAEIVTGSLPVDYRARHPIVIQEAAKTTEIFVGHARGGLTTAQRTDIAGLAQAWLSEGTGAITIDTPTGTPNAQAASVTVRDIQNMLVAAGIPARGVKVQPYHPNDPRQFAPVRVRYARIIADAGPCGLWPEDLGPSVKNKSYFENRPYQNFGCAYQRNMAAMVANPADLVQPRAESPSNSARRSQAFTKYRNGQPTSIDYPEAEKAKLSTVGK from the coding sequence ATGAGCAAACGCGTATCCAACCTTGCTTCGACCACGGCACTCGCCGCGCTGACGCTGATCGGTGCTGCCGCACTCGGCGGCTGCACCCATCGCAGCCAGGAGGCCGAAATCGTCACCGGCTCGCTGCCTGTCGATTATCGTGCGCGCCATCCGATCGTCATTCAGGAAGCAGCCAAGACCACCGAGATTTTCGTCGGTCACGCCCGCGGCGGACTGACCACGGCGCAGCGGACCGATATCGCGGGGCTCGCCCAGGCATGGCTCAGCGAAGGCACCGGCGCCATCACCATCGATACCCCCACGGGAACGCCGAACGCGCAAGCAGCCAGCGTCACCGTTCGTGACATCCAGAACATGCTCGTCGCGGCTGGCATTCCCGCGCGCGGCGTCAAGGTTCAACCCTATCATCCGAACGATCCGCGCCAATTCGCGCCGGTGCGCGTGCGCTATGCCCGCATCATCGCCGATGCCGGCCCATGCGGCCTGTGGCCGGAAGATCTCGGGCCTTCGGTGAAGAACAAATCGTATTTCGAAAACCGGCCCTATCAGAATTTCGGCTGCGCCTATCAGCGCAACATGGCCGCGATGGTGGCGAACCCCGCCGATCTTGTTCAGCCGCGCGCGGAATCGCCGTCGAACTCGGCCCGGCGCTCGCAGGCCTTTACCAAGTATCGCAACGGTCAGCCGACGTCGATCGATTACCCGGAGGCTGAAAAAGCCAAGCTCAGCACGGTAGGCAAATGA
- a CDS encoding type II and III secretion system protein family protein: MKTAPWIARALSAAAISVFILGSAPSSALATDYSASSASTSHADSLNARALRLGISKSLVVDLPRDVKDVLVADPKIANAVVRSSRRAYIIGASVGQTNIIFFDADGQQMAAYDVAVTRDLNGIRTAIHQALPQSDIQVEGLGDGVVLSGTAANQAEAQQAYELAARLIGGPSKAGELIVNNIAVRGRDQVMLRVTVAEVQRSIIKQLGVDLSGSFNYGTAVVDFNNTNTFTALGRRLVDNNAVSAAFGNGTVPSVKATLRAMESAGVIRTLAEPNLTAISGESATFIAGGEFPIPTGITCQTAAGGSTGPCQPSIAFKKFGISLNFTPVVLTEGRISLRVMTEVSEVSSDNSISVSGLTIPSIKTRRAETTLEIPSGGSMAMAGLIQDQTKQAINGLPGLAQVPVLGTLFRSRDFINNQTELMVLVTPYVVRAVAQKDLSRPDDGFASASDPQSVLLGNITRIYGVPRRGGPVASYRGKYGFITD, encoded by the coding sequence ATGAAGACCGCCCCCTGGATTGCCCGCGCATTGTCGGCTGCGGCCATCTCCGTTTTCATCCTTGGCTCCGCGCCTTCATCGGCTCTCGCAACCGATTACTCCGCCAGCTCGGCAAGCACGTCACATGCCGATTCCCTGAATGCGCGCGCGCTGCGGCTTGGCATCAGCAAGTCGCTGGTCGTCGACCTGCCCCGCGACGTCAAGGACGTGCTGGTGGCGGACCCCAAGATCGCCAATGCGGTCGTCCGCTCCTCGCGGCGCGCCTATATCATTGGCGCTTCCGTCGGCCAGACCAACATCATCTTCTTCGATGCCGACGGCCAGCAAATGGCGGCCTATGACGTCGCCGTCACCCGCGACCTCAACGGCATCCGCACCGCGATCCATCAGGCTTTGCCGCAATCCGACATCCAGGTCGAAGGGCTCGGCGACGGCGTCGTTTTGAGCGGCACCGCGGCCAACCAGGCTGAGGCGCAGCAAGCCTACGAACTCGCGGCGCGACTGATCGGCGGCCCCTCCAAGGCGGGCGAATTGATCGTCAACAACATCGCCGTGCGCGGCCGCGATCAGGTGATGCTGCGGGTCACCGTCGCAGAAGTCCAGCGCAGCATCATCAAGCAACTCGGCGTCGATCTCAGCGGCAGCTTCAACTACGGCACGGCCGTGGTGGACTTCAACAACACCAATACCTTCACCGCACTGGGCCGCCGCCTTGTCGACAACAATGCGGTCTCCGCCGCGTTCGGTAACGGCACCGTTCCGTCGGTGAAAGCAACGCTGCGTGCGATGGAAAGCGCGGGCGTGATCCGCACCCTCGCCGAGCCGAACCTCACGGCGATTTCCGGCGAGAGTGCGACCTTCATCGCAGGCGGCGAATTTCCGATCCCGACCGGCATCACCTGTCAGACCGCGGCCGGCGGTTCGACCGGACCCTGCCAGCCCTCCATCGCCTTCAAGAAGTTCGGCATTTCGCTCAACTTCACGCCGGTTGTTCTGACCGAGGGGCGAATCAGCCTGCGGGTCATGACTGAGGTTTCGGAAGTGTCGAGCGACAATTCGATCTCCGTCAGCGGCCTCACCATCCCCTCGATCAAGACCCGCCGCGCCGAAACCACGCTGGAAATTCCCTCGGGCGGCTCAATGGCAATGGCCGGTCTCATCCAGGACCAGACCAAGCAGGCGATCAACGGCCTGCCAGGCCTCGCGCAGGTGCCGGTTCTCGGCACGCTGTTCCGCAGCCGCGACTTCATCAACAACCAGACCGAGCTGATGGTGCTGGTAACGCCGTATGTCGTGCGCGCTGTGGCGCAGAAGGATCTGTCGCGGCCTGACGACGGCTTCGCCTCGGCTTCGGACCCGCAGTCGGTCCTGCTCGGCAACATCACTCGCATTTACGGCGTACCCCGCCGCGGCGGCCCGGTCGCCAGCTATCGCGGCAAGTACGGCTTCATCACCGATTAA
- a CDS encoding A24 family peptidase, whose translation MLLDLARLFLFPALMAFAAVSDILTMTISNRVSLLLIGGFFVLAGLTGMNLETIGWHAAAGATVLVVAFTCFAFGWIGGGDAKIAASAALWFGFAHLLDYLVAASIVGGALTLIILQLRRWPMPAFLTSQDWLVRLHDKATGIPYGVALAAGAMLVYPNTEWVRLAAFATSALH comes from the coding sequence ATGCTGCTCGATCTCGCGCGTCTGTTCCTGTTTCCCGCGCTCATGGCCTTTGCCGCCGTCAGCGACATCCTCACCATGACCATCTCGAACCGCGTGTCGCTCCTGCTGATCGGGGGCTTCTTCGTTCTCGCCGGTCTCACCGGAATGAACCTCGAGACGATCGGATGGCATGCGGCCGCGGGAGCGACCGTCCTTGTCGTCGCCTTCACCTGCTTCGCCTTCGGATGGATCGGTGGCGGGGACGCCAAGATCGCGGCCTCCGCCGCGCTGTGGTTCGGGTTTGCTCACCTACTTGATTATCTCGTGGCGGCCTCGATCGTCGGCGGCGCCCTCACGCTCATTATTCTTCAGCTTCGTCGTTGGCCGATGCCGGCATTCCTCACCTCGCAGGACTGGCTGGTGCGGCTGCACGACAAGGCAACCGGCATCCCCTACGGCGTCGCTCTCGCGGCGGGCGCGATGCTTGTCTATCCGAACACCGAGTGGGTCAGGTTGGCCGCTTTCGCAACAAGCGCCTTGCATTGA
- a CDS encoding Flp family type IVb pilin: MTNLFARFVKDESGATAIEYALIAAGIAVVIIAAVNGVGSAISSKFETIKSSLQ, encoded by the coding sequence ATGACCAACTTGTTCGCCCGCTTCGTGAAGGACGAATCCGGCGCTACCGCGATCGAGTACGCGCTGATCGCCGCCGGCATTGCCGTTGTGATCATTGCCGCCGTGAACGGCGTCGGAAGCGCAATCTCCAGCAAGTTCGAAACGATCAAGAGCAGCCTTCAGTAA
- the cpaB gene encoding Flp pilus assembly protein CpaB encodes MNTARVVVLAIAVAAGGVAAFLASGSDQKPAEVAAPAPKLETTDVLVAKADIPLGQTIKAEDMTWQTWPAATASSSFIRKSERASAVADLTGSIARSPFLAGEPIRETKLVKSNGSGFMAAILPSGMRAVSTEISPETGAGGFILPNDRVDVMLSRRQRNPDSNGGEMVSSEIILSDVRVLAIDQTIEEKNGQKVVVGKTATLELKPAQAEMLTRSRQSGTLTLALRSLVDANKQNEVEEATDEKVITVYRGVDREIYNCTSSCKKRGSEGG; translated from the coding sequence ATGAACACCGCGCGTGTTGTTGTGCTGGCTATTGCCGTTGCTGCGGGGGGCGTTGCGGCCTTCCTTGCGAGCGGGTCGGATCAGAAACCGGCCGAGGTTGCAGCACCCGCGCCGAAACTGGAAACGACGGATGTTCTGGTCGCGAAGGCCGATATTCCGCTCGGACAGACGATTAAAGCCGAGGACATGACGTGGCAGACCTGGCCCGCAGCCACGGCAAGCTCGAGCTTTATTCGCAAGAGTGAGCGCGCCAGCGCAGTGGCAGATCTGACAGGCTCCATTGCGCGCTCGCCGTTCCTGGCCGGCGAGCCGATCCGCGAAACCAAGCTCGTCAAGAGCAATGGTTCGGGCTTCATGGCAGCGATCCTGCCCAGCGGAATGCGTGCGGTATCGACCGAGATTTCCCCGGAAACCGGAGCCGGCGGCTTTATTCTTCCGAACGACCGCGTCGACGTGATGCTGTCACGCCGCCAGCGGAATCCGGACAGCAACGGTGGCGAGATGGTCAGCTCGGAAATCATCTTGTCCGACGTGAGAGTGCTCGCGATCGACCAGACGATCGAGGAAAAGAACGGCCAGAAGGTCGTTGTCGGCAAGACCGCGACGCTTGAGCTCAAGCCCGCCCAAGCCGAAATGCTGACGCGCTCACGCCAGAGCGGAACGCTGACGCTTGCACTGCGCAGCCTCGTCGATGCCAACAAGCAGAACGAGGTCGAGGAAGCCACGGACGAGAAGGTGATCACCGTCTATCGTGGCGTTGATCGCGAAATCTACAACTGCACCTCGTCCTGCAAGAAGCGCGGCAGCGAAGGCGGCTAG
- a CDS encoding TadE/TadG family type IV pilus assembly protein has translation MTVPSLRRLRLSNALRRFGANRKGSAAVQFALVAPLFFALIFAIVEVALVFFANQILETGTQDTARLLFTHQAQDQNLTGEQVRTNLCNRVSVLLACDGVILDVRSYPAGQPFTVPPFFDGGGNPISSNFLYQPPDPNSSNIVVVRAFYKWPLIFTNLGFSLINIGTDKRLLTSTVAFRVEPSSSSS, from the coding sequence ATGACCGTGCCGTCGCTGCGAAGGCTGCGTTTGAGCAATGCCTTGCGCAGATTTGGTGCGAACCGGAAGGGAAGCGCGGCAGTTCAGTTCGCGCTTGTCGCGCCGCTGTTCTTCGCTTTGATCTTCGCCATTGTCGAAGTCGCGCTGGTGTTTTTTGCAAATCAGATTCTCGAGACGGGCACGCAGGACACCGCGCGCCTTCTCTTCACTCATCAGGCCCAGGACCAAAACCTGACAGGCGAGCAGGTGCGCACCAATTTGTGCAACCGGGTGAGCGTTCTTTTGGCATGCGACGGTGTCATTCTTGACGTGCGGTCTTATCCCGCCGGCCAACCCTTCACCGTTCCGCCGTTCTTCGATGGAGGAGGGAATCCCATCTCCAGTAATTTTCTTTATCAGCCGCCTGACCCCAACAGCAGCAACATCGTTGTAGTGCGGGCGTTTTATAAGTGGCCGCTTATTTTTACGAACCTCGGATTCTCGCTGATAAATATCGGGACGGACAAGCGGTTGCTGACCTCGACCGTGGCGTTTCGCGTCGAGCCATCGTCATCATCGTCTTAA
- a CDS encoding TadE/TadG family type IV pilus assembly protein, whose translation MSIRWIAERLNVPRLMRDTRGVAAVEFAVILPVILMLFLGTIGVSTGVAVYRKVIILTRTLSDLISQAQKLEASDIPNAFNISSAVMAPYPSAPVQAKISQVYIEPTTLVAKVKWGASLNATARGCNDVVTELVPDGIRIGGTYLIMSEVSYDYTPVAGVSGGSFSPPTFHLKDRTFTRPRETDSVTNPSAATCN comes from the coding sequence ATGTCGATACGATGGATAGCCGAACGGCTGAATGTGCCCCGCCTCATGCGCGATACGCGTGGTGTCGCGGCTGTCGAGTTCGCCGTTATTCTCCCGGTTATTCTGATGCTGTTTTTGGGCACCATCGGTGTCTCGACCGGCGTTGCCGTCTATCGGAAGGTTATCATTCTGACGCGCACGCTATCCGATTTGATCTCGCAGGCACAAAAGCTCGAAGCGAGCGACATTCCTAACGCGTTCAACATATCGTCCGCGGTCATGGCGCCTTATCCGAGTGCGCCCGTGCAGGCGAAGATTTCACAAGTCTATATCGAGCCGACGACGCTGGTCGCCAAGGTCAAGTGGGGTGCATCGTTGAACGCGACAGCGCGCGGCTGCAACGATGTTGTGACCGAGCTTGTCCCGGATGGAATCAGGATCGGCGGCACCTATCTCATCATGAGTGAGGTGAGTTACGATTACACGCCGGTTGCGGGAGTAAGCGGTGGCAGTTTTTCGCCGCCGACGTTTCATTTGAAAGACAGAACCTTTACGCGCCCGCGCGAGACGGATTCGGTGACAAATCCATCGGCTGCGACCTGCAATTGA
- a CDS encoding cold-shock protein, translating into MSMGTVKWFNATKGYGFIQPDDGGNDVFVHISAVERAGLGTLREGQKISYEIVADRRSGKSSADNLRAAG; encoded by the coding sequence GTGAGCATGGGAACAGTGAAGTGGTTTAACGCGACCAAGGGCTACGGCTTCATTCAGCCGGATGATGGTGGCAACGACGTGTTCGTGCACATCAGCGCCGTTGAGCGCGCTGGCCTCGGCACGCTGCGCGAAGGCCAGAAGATCAGCTACGAAATCGTCGCCGATCGCCGTTCGGGCAAGTCGTCGGCCGACAATCTTCGCGCCGCCGGTTAA
- the infA gene encoding translation initiation factor IF-1 yields the protein MAKEELIQFEGLVTEILPDARYRVQLDAGHEIVAYTAGKMKKNRIKTLAGDRVTIEMSPYDLEKGRLIFRHKDERPAGGPPRSTPPRGQFRRR from the coding sequence ATGGCTAAAGAAGAACTGATCCAATTTGAAGGATTGGTGACGGAAATCCTTCCCGATGCCCGCTATCGCGTCCAGCTCGATGCCGGCCACGAAATCGTGGCCTACACCGCAGGCAAAATGAAGAAGAACCGCATCAAGACGCTGGCGGGCGATCGCGTGACCATCGAGATGTCACCCTACGATCTTGAAAAAGGCCGCCTCATTTTCCGCCATAAGGACGAACGCCCCGCGGGCGGGCCGCCTCGCTCCACGCCTCCGCGCGGACAATTCCGCCGCCGGTAA
- a CDS encoding DEAD/DEAH box helicase, with protein sequence MTSFQDFGLAETITRALSEENYVTPTPIQAQTIPIAITGRDVIGIAQTGTGKTASFALPILHRLLENRVRPQPKTCRVLVLSPTRELSGQILDSFTAYGRHLRLSATLAIGGVPMGRQVRALMGGVEVLVATPGRLLDLVQGNALKLGQVEFLVLDEADRMLDMGFIHDIRKIVAKLPHRRQTLFFSATMPKDIADLAEHMLREPARVAVTPVSSTVERIAQRIIQLDSSAKPATLSELLKSEPVNRALVFTRTKHGADKVVRSLVKAGIPAEAIHGNKSQNHRERVLAAFRNGDIRTLVATDIAARGIDVDGITHVVNFDLPNVPETYVHRIGRTARAGAEGTAISLVAGEENAYLRDIERLIRITLPREDRRTGGQSESAGQAAPRGRDNRHRHGAPRNGGAPRNGASHGRPGGSRQDHNQDRPHKSAGRPAADGAGNPQRSNRHRPGAGPQQTRQAQPSAPRSEQTRHERTRPSQAGQGGGIQGVAFLHRGSAPARPAEQPRRTRRPQR encoded by the coding sequence TGATCGGCATCGCCCAGACCGGCACCGGCAAGACCGCGTCCTTCGCGCTGCCGATTCTGCACCGCCTCCTCGAGAACCGGGTTCGCCCGCAGCCCAAGACCTGCCGCGTACTGGTCCTGAGCCCGACCCGCGAACTGTCGGGCCAGATCCTCGACAGCTTCACCGCCTATGGCCGCCATCTGCGGCTTAGCGCAACCCTCGCCATCGGCGGCGTGCCGATGGGCCGTCAGGTCCGCGCATTGATGGGCGGCGTCGAAGTGCTGGTCGCAACTCCCGGCCGGCTCCTCGACCTCGTGCAAGGCAATGCGCTGAAGCTCGGCCAGGTCGAATTCCTCGTGCTCGACGAAGCCGACCGCATGCTCGACATGGGCTTCATCCACGACATCCGCAAAATCGTGGCGAAGCTGCCGCACCGCCGCCAGACGCTGTTCTTCTCGGCCACCATGCCGAAGGACATCGCCGATCTCGCCGAGCATATGTTGCGCGAGCCGGCTCGCGTGGCGGTGACGCCGGTGTCGTCGACCGTCGAACGCATCGCCCAGCGCATCATCCAGCTCGATTCCAGCGCCAAGCCGGCAACCCTGTCGGAACTGCTGAAGTCGGAGCCGGTCAACCGGGCGCTGGTCTTTACCCGCACCAAGCATGGCGCCGACAAGGTCGTGCGCAGCCTCGTCAAGGCCGGCATTCCCGCGGAGGCCATCCACGGCAACAAATCGCAGAACCATCGCGAGCGCGTGCTGGCCGCGTTCCGCAACGGCGACATCCGCACGCTGGTGGCGACCGACATCGCCGCCCGCGGCATCGACGTCGACGGCATCACGCATGTCGTCAATTTCGACCTGCCCAACGTGCCGGAAACCTACGTCCATCGCATCGGCCGCACCGCTCGCGCAGGCGCCGAGGGCACCGCAATCTCGCTTGTTGCCGGGGAGGAGAATGCCTATTTGCGCGACATCGAACGATTGATCCGCATCACCCTGCCGCGCGAAGACCGCCGGACCGGCGGTCAATCCGAGAGCGCCGGACAGGCCGCTCCCCGGGGGCGCGATAACCGCCACCGCCACGGCGCGCCTCGTAACGGCGGCGCTCCCCGCAACGGCGCCTCCCACGGCCGCCCCGGCGGCTCCCGGCAAGATCACAACCAGGACCGTCCGCATAAATCGGCCGGCCGCCCGGCCGCCGACGGCGCGGGCAACCCGCAGCGCTCGAACCGGCATCGCCCCGGGGCAGGCCCGCAGCAGACCCGGCAGGCCCAGCCGTCCGCTCCCCGGTCAGAACAGACCCGGCATGAGCGAACTCGCCCGTCGCAAGCGGGCCAGGGAGGCGGTATACAGGGCGTCGCTTTCCTCCACCGCGGCAGCGCGCCTGCGCGCCCCGCAGAGCAACCTCGCAGAACCCGGCGCCCGCAGCGCTGA